From Actinopolymorpha cephalotaxi, one genomic window encodes:
- a CDS encoding Uma2 family endonuclease — translation MSSVTQLPFGRPLTCADLDRMPDDGHRYELIDGVLVVSPAPWPLHQRAVSRLTALLLANCPTGLEVLAGPVDVRLAEDTLVQPDLIVARPDDLTDRGLLGPPLLAVEVLSPGNRGVDLVSKRARYESAGCPSYWIIDPDLPSLLPLELGPDGYLDTAPVTGGEAFAATAPFAVTVRPAELVAG, via the coding sequence ATGAGTTCCGTGACGCAGCTCCCCTTCGGCCGGCCGCTCACCTGCGCCGATCTGGACCGGATGCCCGATGACGGGCACCGGTACGAACTCATCGACGGCGTGCTCGTCGTGAGTCCGGCCCCTTGGCCACTGCACCAGCGCGCCGTCAGCCGGCTGACCGCCCTCCTGCTGGCGAACTGCCCGACCGGCCTCGAGGTGCTCGCCGGTCCGGTGGACGTACGCCTGGCCGAGGACACGCTCGTCCAGCCGGACCTGATCGTCGCCCGCCCGGACGATCTCACCGACCGTGGCCTGCTCGGTCCTCCCCTGCTGGCCGTCGAGGTGCTCTCCCCCGGCAACCGCGGCGTCGACCTCGTGTCCAAGCGGGCCCGTTACGAGAGCGCGGGCTGCCCGTCGTACTGGATCATCGACCCCGATCTGCCCTCACTGCTTCCACTTGAACTCGGCCCCGACGGCTACCTCGACACCGCGCCGGTGACCGGGGGCGAGGCGTTCGCGGCGACCGCACCGTTCGCGGTCACGGTCCGCCCGGCGGAGCTGGTCGCCGGCTGA
- a CDS encoding DEAD/DEAH box helicase, whose protein sequence is MTQVPDTAGLEAVFVPADPPRAGVLALWSPGGADRADRAPSTSGGSDESTHDVEVVLPAGSRVRRTRVPARLVPVPEALALLCGPQASANATASYRAWASAALAGVGLVARGRLRPAASPQGYGAWRAGPLDPGDRAWLAKLVAAMPPAAHALPVPGSRPLRMSGASTLVQAFWDAIADTLARDPEDPIEPAESAEPARSAKPNRSATSNGSAEPKPSALTPFSAFAPTELTEPVATWLAEDEAATESDPPGAKLVLRIQPPEIEPPDVEPADVDPPVEEQPGDRSPDEENHPADGATAPTPPFRGVLQLRSAVDPSLLVDVADLWAAPAAVLARLGSQAETDLLLGLRRGARAWPPLGAALTAATPAAIDLADTDVEDLLTRGAEALDLAGTEVLWPKELGGGALSLKAKATTPRVAGAGEPAFSLRQMLEFRWQPTLDGAELTEEEIAALAEAKRPFLWLRGRWVRVDRQLLDRLRRRGPRTLGAAEALAAALSGELAVDDEQVEFVPDERIGRLAELLAGVGAATDITAPPDLAATLRPYQQRGLAWLAQLTGLGLGGCLADDMGLGKTVQLIAVHLHRRSLRLGPTLVVCPTTLLGTWQRELHRFAPTTPVRRYHGGARHLSDLAPDEVVLTTYGVVRRDSAELADTRWGLVVADEAQHAKNPLARTARALRTIPGAARIALTGTPVENHLSELWSILDWTTPGLLGPLERFRQKVAVPIERYRDPAATERLARVTAPFLLRRRKSDPGIAPELPPKTESDVVVGLTTEQATLYKAVVTEVMAEIQESEGVARRGLVLALLTALKQVCNHPAQYLHESGPLPGRSGKLAALDDLLDVILAEGESVLIFSQYVEMCRLLQDHLDRRGVRNLFLHGGITARKREHLVAEFQAGAAPVFLLSLKAGGVGLTLTRATHVVHFDRWWNPAVENQATDRAYRIGQDRPVQVHRLVTEGTLEDRIAAVIEAKRELADSVVGSGESWIADLSDNELADLVALGSTP, encoded by the coding sequence GTGACGCAGGTACCGGACACGGCTGGGCTGGAGGCGGTGTTCGTCCCGGCCGACCCGCCGCGCGCAGGTGTGCTCGCGTTGTGGTCACCGGGCGGAGCCGACAGGGCCGACAGGGCCCCCAGCACCAGTGGCGGAAGCGACGAGAGTACGCACGACGTGGAGGTCGTGCTGCCCGCCGGTTCCCGCGTACGCCGCACCCGGGTGCCCGCCCGGCTCGTCCCGGTGCCGGAGGCACTCGCCCTGCTGTGCGGGCCGCAGGCCTCGGCGAACGCGACCGCCTCCTACCGCGCCTGGGCCTCTGCAGCGCTCGCCGGGGTCGGCCTGGTCGCGCGCGGACGGCTGCGCCCGGCGGCGAGTCCGCAGGGGTACGGCGCCTGGCGGGCCGGCCCACTCGATCCCGGCGACCGGGCCTGGCTGGCGAAGCTGGTCGCGGCGATGCCGCCGGCGGCGCACGCCCTGCCGGTGCCGGGTAGCCGGCCGCTGCGGATGAGCGGCGCGAGCACGCTGGTGCAGGCGTTCTGGGACGCGATCGCCGACACCCTCGCCCGGGACCCCGAAGATCCGATCGAGCCGGCGGAGTCGGCAGAGCCGGCACGCTCGGCAAAGCCGAACAGATCGGCCACGTCCAACGGGTCGGCGGAGCCGAAACCGTCGGCGCTGACTCCGTTCTCGGCCTTCGCGCCCACCGAGTTGACCGAGCCGGTGGCCACCTGGCTGGCCGAGGACGAGGCCGCGACCGAGTCCGATCCGCCGGGCGCGAAACTCGTCCTGCGGATCCAGCCGCCCGAGATCGAGCCACCTGACGTGGAGCCAGCCGACGTCGACCCACCCGTCGAAGAGCAGCCCGGGGACCGATCGCCGGACGAGGAGAACCACCCGGCCGATGGAGCGACGGCACCCACTCCCCCGTTCCGCGGCGTGCTCCAGCTCCGCAGCGCCGTCGATCCCAGCCTCCTGGTCGACGTCGCCGACCTGTGGGCGGCGCCGGCCGCGGTGCTGGCCCGCCTCGGCAGCCAGGCCGAGACCGACCTGCTGCTGGGACTGCGCCGCGGCGCGCGGGCCTGGCCACCGCTCGGCGCCGCGCTCACCGCGGCCACTCCGGCGGCCATCGACCTCGCCGACACCGACGTCGAGGACCTGCTGACGCGGGGAGCCGAGGCGCTCGACCTCGCCGGCACCGAGGTGTTGTGGCCCAAGGAGCTCGGTGGCGGCGCGCTCTCGCTGAAGGCGAAGGCCACGACCCCCCGTGTCGCCGGCGCGGGCGAGCCCGCGTTCTCGCTGCGGCAGATGCTGGAGTTCCGCTGGCAGCCGACGCTGGACGGAGCGGAGCTGACGGAGGAGGAGATCGCCGCGCTCGCGGAGGCGAAGCGGCCGTTCCTGTGGTTGCGGGGGCGCTGGGTGCGCGTCGACCGGCAGTTGCTGGACCGGCTGCGCCGGCGCGGCCCCCGCACGCTGGGGGCGGCGGAGGCGCTGGCCGCCGCGCTGAGCGGTGAGCTCGCCGTCGACGACGAGCAGGTCGAGTTCGTACCGGACGAGCGGATCGGCCGGCTCGCCGAGCTCCTCGCGGGCGTCGGCGCCGCCACCGACATCACAGCGCCGCCGGACCTGGCCGCCACCCTGCGCCCATACCAGCAACGCGGCCTGGCCTGGCTCGCCCAGCTCACCGGCCTGGGGCTCGGCGGCTGCCTGGCCGACGACATGGGCCTGGGCAAGACGGTCCAGCTGATCGCGGTCCACCTGCACCGCCGCTCACTCCGCCTCGGTCCGACGCTGGTGGTGTGCCCGACGACGTTGCTCGGCACCTGGCAGCGGGAGCTGCACCGGTTCGCGCCGACGACGCCGGTCCGCAGATACCACGGCGGCGCGCGGCACCTGTCCGACCTGGCGCCGGACGAGGTGGTGCTCACCACGTACGGCGTCGTCCGCCGCGACTCAGCCGAGCTGGCCGACACGCGCTGGGGTCTGGTCGTCGCGGACGAGGCCCAGCACGCCAAGAATCCGCTGGCCCGCACCGCCCGAGCCCTGCGTACGATCCCGGGCGCGGCGAGGATCGCGCTGACCGGCACCCCGGTGGAGAACCACCTCTCCGAGCTGTGGTCGATCCTGGACTGGACGACACCCGGCCTGCTCGGGCCGCTGGAACGCTTCCGGCAGAAGGTGGCGGTCCCGATCGAGCGCTACCGCGACCCGGCCGCCACCGAACGCCTGGCCCGGGTCACCGCGCCGTTCCTGTTGCGGCGGCGCAAGTCCGACCCAGGGATCGCGCCCGAACTGCCGCCGAAGACCGAGAGCGACGTGGTCGTCGGCCTCACCACCGAGCAGGCCACGCTCTACAAGGCGGTGGTCACCGAGGTGATGGCCGAGATCCAGGAGTCGGAGGGTGTCGCCCGGCGTGGCCTCGTGCTCGCCCTGCTCACCGCGCTCAAGCAGGTCTGCAACCACCCCGCGCAGTACCTCCACGAGTCCGGTCCGCTGCCGGGCCGGTCGGGCAAGCTCGCCGCCCTCGACGACCTGCTCGACGTCATCCTGGCCGAGGGCGAGTCGGTGCTGATCTTCAGCCAGTACGTCGAGATGTGCCGGCTCCTGCAGGACCACCTGGACAGGCGTGGCGTACGAAACCTCTTCCTGCACGGAGGAATCACCGCCCGCAAACGTGAACACCTGGTGGCGGAGTTCCAGGCCGGCGCGGCGCCGGTGTTCCTGCTCTCCCTCAAGGCCGGCGGCGTCGGGCTCACGCTCACCCGCGCGACCCACGTCGTGCACTTCGACCGGTGGTGGAACCCCGCGGTGGAGAACCAGGCCACCGACCGCGCCTACCGCATCGGGCAGGACCGACCCGTGCAGGTCCACCGGCTGGTGACCGAAGGGACGCTGGAGGACCGGATCGCGGCCGTGATCGAGGCCAAGCGCGAGCTGGCCGACTCGGTGGTCGGGTCCGGTGAGAGCTGGATCGCCGACCTGTCCGACAACGAGCTCGCCGACCTCGTCGCCTTGGGGAGCACACCGTGA